A region of Ochotona princeps isolate mOchPri1 chromosome 2, mOchPri1.hap1, whole genome shotgun sequence DNA encodes the following proteins:
- the LOC131479511 gene encoding late cornified envelope protein 1A-like has translation MSCQQSQQQCQPPPKCPPKCPPKCPPKCPQTPKCPPKCPPKCPQVSCCSSSSGGCCGSSSGGCCSSGGGGCCLSHHRPRRSLRRRQQSSGCCGGGSSSGCCGSSGGGSCCGSSGGSSSCCGSSGGGQQSGGSGCC, from the coding sequence ATGTCCTGCCAGCAAAGCCAGCAGCAGTGTCAGCCCCCTCCCAAGTGTCCTCCCAAGTGTCCTCCCAAGTGCCCTCCCAAGTGCCCTCAAACCCCTAAATGCCCCCCGAAGTGTCCCCCTAAGTGCCCTCAAGTCTcttgctgcagctccagctctggaGGCTGCTGTGGTTCCAGCTCAGGGGGTTGCTGCAGCTCTGGGGGTGGTGGCTGCTGCCTCAGCCACCATAGACCCCGCCGTTCCCTTCGTCGCCGCCAGCAGAGCTCTGGTTGCTGTGGTGGTGGCAGTAGCAGCGGCTGCTGTGGGAGCAgcggtggtggcagctgctgtggcAGCAGTGGTGGTAGCAGTAGCTGCTGTGGCAGCAGTGGTGGTGGCCAGCAGTCTgggggctctggctgctgctga